In a genomic window of Mycolicibacter heraklionensis:
- the egtC gene encoding ergothioneine biosynthesis protein EgtC has product MCRHLGWLGRPRSLAELMLEPPQGLLVQSYAPRRQQHGLLNADGWGAGFFDASQGGVPRRWRSAAPLWGDVSFASVAPVLASHCVVAAVRSATVGMPIEASATAPFTDGAWLLSHNGVVNRAALPTTAEAESVCDSAILAAAIFARGVESLGEVVTEIGAADPQARLNIVAANGSRMLATTWGDTLSMLHGADGVVLASEPYDDDPRWVDIPDRHLVDTHDGEVRVTALDSIR; this is encoded by the coding sequence ATGTGCCGGCACCTGGGCTGGCTGGGTAGGCCGCGGTCGCTGGCGGAGTTGATGCTGGAACCGCCGCAGGGCCTGCTGGTGCAGTCCTACGCACCACGCCGGCAGCAGCATGGGTTGCTCAACGCCGACGGTTGGGGCGCAGGGTTTTTCGACGCATCCCAGGGCGGGGTGCCGCGACGGTGGCGCAGCGCGGCACCGTTGTGGGGCGACGTGTCCTTCGCCTCGGTCGCGCCGGTGCTCGCCAGCCACTGCGTGGTGGCCGCGGTGCGCTCGGCGACCGTCGGTATGCCCATCGAAGCCAGCGCCACCGCGCCGTTCACCGACGGCGCCTGGTTGCTGTCGCACAACGGCGTGGTGAACCGCGCGGCGTTGCCCACCACCGCGGAGGCGGAATCGGTCTGTGACAGCGCGATCCTGGCCGCGGCGATCTTCGCCCGCGGCGTGGAATCGTTGGGTGAGGTGGTCACCGAGATCGGTGCCGCCGATCCGCAAGCCCGGCTGAACATCGTGGCCGCCAACGGTTCTCGGATGTTGGCCACGACCTGGGGGGATACCTTGTCGATGTTGCACGGGGCCGACGGCGTGGTGCTGGCCAGCGAGCCCTACGACGACGACCCGCGCTGGGTGGACATCCCGGACCGGCACCTGGTGGACACGCACGACGGCGAGGTCCGTGTCACCGCCTTGGACTCCATCCGATGA
- the egtD gene encoding L-histidine N(alpha)-methyltransferase: MTVSIANHLAADAARSALRADVRYGLAQDPKSLPPKWFYDDIGSELFDRITRLPEYYPTRAEAEILRAHSAEVAALSGADTLVELGSGTSEKTRMLLDAMQDAGALRRFIPFDVDAGVLEAAGEAIARDYPGVRVQGVCGDFEHHLAEIPDGGRRLFVFLGSTIGNLTPGPRAEFLADLAAVMHHGDSLLLGTDLVKDTGRLVRAYDDAAGVTAAFNRNVLAVVNRELDADFDLDEFAHVARWNSAEQRIEMWLRARRAQHVVVGALDLAVDFAAGEEMLTEVSCKFQPEQVADELAAAGLRRRRWWTDAAGDFGLSLSFK; encoded by the coding sequence ATGACGGTCTCCATAGCCAATCACCTGGCGGCCGATGCGGCTCGATCCGCACTGCGGGCCGACGTCCGGTACGGACTTGCGCAGGATCCGAAATCCTTGCCGCCCAAGTGGTTCTACGACGATATCGGCAGCGAGTTGTTCGACCGGATCACCCGGCTGCCCGAGTATTACCCCACCCGCGCCGAGGCCGAGATTCTGCGAGCGCACTCGGCCGAGGTGGCGGCACTGTCGGGCGCGGACACTCTGGTCGAACTGGGCAGCGGCACCTCGGAAAAGACCCGGATGCTGCTGGACGCGATGCAGGATGCCGGGGCGCTGCGCCGATTCATCCCGTTCGACGTGGACGCCGGGGTGCTGGAGGCCGCGGGGGAGGCGATCGCTCGTGACTATCCCGGCGTGCGAGTGCAAGGTGTCTGCGGCGACTTCGAGCACCATCTCGCCGAGATCCCCGATGGCGGCAGGCGACTGTTCGTGTTCCTGGGATCGACCATCGGCAACCTGACACCGGGACCGCGGGCCGAATTCTTGGCCGACCTTGCCGCCGTCATGCACCACGGTGACAGCCTGCTGCTTGGCACCGATCTGGTCAAAGACACCGGCAGGCTGGTGCGTGCCTACGACGATGCGGCCGGGGTGACCGCGGCGTTCAACCGCAACGTGCTCGCGGTGGTGAACCGCGAACTCGATGCCGACTTCGACTTGGACGAGTTCGCCCATGTGGCGCGCTGGAATTCAGCCGAACAGCGCATCGAGATGTGGCTACGGGCCCGCCGCGCCCAGCACGTCGTGGTCGGGGCGCTGGACCTGGCGGTCGATTTCGCGGCCGGCGAGGAGATGCTGACCGAGGTCTCCTGCAAGTTCCAGCCGGAGCAGGTGGCCGATGAGCTGGCCGCCGCGGGGCTGCGGCGCCGACGCTGGTGGACCGACGCGGCAGGCGATTTCGGCCTATCGCTGTCCTTTAAATGA